A region of Pseudarthrobacter sp. NIBRBAC000502770 DNA encodes the following proteins:
- a CDS encoding DUF1304 family protein, with protein sequence MNTVSQIFAVMAAVIYIFVFPVESFLLRRNRWAQKFLSTPPENVPAVMMWAIPTGYRNLLVALGVLAGVVAANSGQLVVGYTLVVYCCANMVLTAPTMLLADLQGHYPRKWDSVPGTVAATVPALVALLLLPFGP encoded by the coding sequence ATGAACACCGTGTCGCAGATCTTCGCGGTGATGGCCGCGGTCATCTATATCTTCGTCTTTCCGGTGGAGAGCTTCCTCCTCCGCCGCAACAGGTGGGCGCAGAAATTCCTGAGTACGCCGCCGGAGAATGTCCCCGCCGTGATGATGTGGGCCATCCCCACCGGGTACCGGAACCTGCTGGTCGCGCTGGGCGTGCTCGCAGGCGTGGTCGCGGCCAACTCCGGCCAGCTGGTGGTGGGCTACACGCTGGTGGTCTACTGCTGCGCCAACATGGTCCTCACGGCGCCCACCATGCTGCTCGCAGACCTCCAGGGGCACTATCCCCGGAAGTGGGACAGCGTGCCGGGAACGGTCGCGGCAACCGTCCCTGCATTGGTGGCCCTGCTCCTGCTGCCCTTCGGTCCGTAA
- a CDS encoding cupin domain-containing protein, with amino-acid sequence MQKISIDALARQQLEAAVTSSNGRAADTVYGGHEKVLRQTVMAMKAGTQLSEHQNPGDATVFVIQGCVSLRAGGESWQGKAGDLLIVPPGLHSLHAEEDSTFLFTVAKYRT; translated from the coding sequence ATGCAGAAGATATCGATCGACGCGCTGGCCCGGCAGCAGCTCGAGGCGGCGGTCACCTCCAGCAACGGGCGCGCCGCGGACACGGTCTATGGCGGCCACGAGAAGGTCCTCCGGCAGACGGTCATGGCCATGAAGGCCGGAACCCAGTTGAGCGAGCACCAGAACCCTGGCGACGCCACGGTCTTCGTGATCCAGGGCTGCGTCAGCCTCAGGGCCGGCGGCGAGTCGTGGCAGGGCAAAGCCGGCGACCTGTTGATTGTCCCGCCCGGCCTGCACAGCCTCCACGCCGAGGAGGATTCGACGTTCCTGTTCACGGTGGCCAAGTACCGTACCTGA
- a CDS encoding glycerophosphodiester phosphodiesterase family protein: protein MRTALTAAATAALLAAAIASPGAAFAAETAEAGTPSSNAAGTATSAIKTNERNGSFDLQAHRGGRGEWTEESLAAFGNSLKLGVSTLELDTHLTEDGKIIVWHDDTIQANKCVDTAPATAGDPEFPYVGRRVAELSLAQVKTLNCGFMQLPGFPGQEVVEGNRIAELKDVYQVAEQYNAKKVRFNVETKVEDGKAGGEGMVALTKAVVAEVEASGAADRTTIQSFDWSSLNLTKELAPELTLVALSSGDKWMQVGQPGAAPELGGIDIDAYGGSLAKAAAAQGYNVISPTFSSVTPQMIAEAHQLGLAVIPWTVNKATDMERLMDQGVDGIITDYPTRLRAVMDERGLKLPKAYAPQA from the coding sequence ATGCGCACAGCCCTGACCGCTGCGGCAACCGCCGCACTGCTCGCCGCCGCCATCGCCTCGCCGGGCGCCGCCTTCGCCGCCGAAACCGCCGAGGCCGGAACGCCGTCGTCGAACGCTGCCGGCACCGCCACCTCCGCCATCAAGACGAACGAGCGCAACGGCTCCTTCGACCTCCAGGCGCACCGCGGCGGCCGCGGCGAGTGGACCGAGGAGTCGCTGGCGGCGTTCGGCAACTCCCTGAAGCTCGGCGTCAGCACCCTGGAACTGGACACCCACCTCACCGAGGACGGGAAGATCATCGTGTGGCATGACGACACCATCCAGGCCAACAAATGCGTCGATACCGCCCCGGCCACCGCCGGTGATCCCGAGTTCCCGTACGTCGGCCGCCGTGTGGCCGAACTGTCCCTGGCCCAGGTCAAGACCCTCAACTGCGGCTTCATGCAGCTGCCCGGCTTCCCCGGGCAGGAGGTGGTCGAAGGGAACCGCATCGCCGAGCTCAAGGACGTCTACCAGGTGGCGGAACAGTACAACGCCAAAAAGGTCCGCTTCAACGTGGAGACCAAGGTGGAGGACGGGAAGGCCGGCGGCGAAGGCATGGTGGCGCTGACCAAAGCCGTGGTGGCAGAAGTCGAAGCCTCCGGCGCCGCGGACCGCACCACCATCCAGTCCTTCGACTGGTCCTCGCTGAACCTCACCAAGGAACTGGCACCGGAGCTGACGCTCGTTGCGCTTTCCAGCGGGGACAAGTGGATGCAGGTGGGCCAGCCGGGTGCCGCGCCCGAGCTGGGCGGCATCGACATCGACGCCTACGGCGGCTCCCTTGCCAAGGCTGCAGCCGCCCAGGGGTACAACGTCATCTCCCCCACGTTCAGCTCCGTCACACCCCAGATGATTGCCGAGGCACACCAGCTGGGCCTCGCCGTCATCCCGTGGACCGTCAACAAGGCCACGGACATGGAGCGCCTGATGGACCAGGGAGTGGACGGCATCATCACCGATTACCCCACCCGCCTGCGCGCGGTCATGGACGAGCGCGGTTTGAAGCTGCCCAAGGCCTACGCCCCGCAGGCGTAG
- a CDS encoding MFS transporter: MSSAISAPSPARFPYAAMVVLATIAFTAITTELLPSGLLPQISTGLGVSEPVAGYLAAAYAAVIVVTVVPAARLLGKIPRHALLVALVLTFALSNALVGLAPDFTSAMIARLVGGLAHGLLWTTMAPFVSRVVPADKVGKALAIVFSGNSLGLAIGAPVGTALGGFLGWRAAFLVLAGFGVVLTVLAFWLLPRVQRISDAARPSLRKAIGQPGVKSVAIAWPLLVLAHFALFTYIAPFIREANLPDYATSLSLTVLGGSGLLGIWIAGLTVDSRPRRSLLITTAAIALSMFLLPLAVGNLPVALILMTIWGAGLGAIGIYNQSAILRAGGEYSEAANGLTVLTIQLGITIGALYGSAALVVGGPLLVPAAAAVPVVAAFAITLAGKRYAYPPGPRERIWLEPRPVSDKVKDPA; encoded by the coding sequence ATGTCTTCCGCGATTTCCGCGCCGTCCCCTGCCCGATTTCCCTATGCCGCGATGGTGGTCCTGGCCACGATCGCCTTCACAGCCATTACCACCGAGCTCCTCCCGTCCGGGCTGCTGCCGCAGATCAGTACCGGCCTTGGCGTTTCCGAGCCGGTGGCCGGTTACCTTGCCGCTGCCTACGCCGCCGTCATTGTGGTCACGGTGGTCCCGGCGGCACGGCTGTTGGGGAAGATCCCGCGGCATGCCCTGTTGGTTGCGTTGGTGCTGACCTTCGCGCTCAGCAACGCACTGGTGGGTCTGGCACCGGACTTCACCTCGGCGATGATCGCCCGGCTGGTGGGCGGTCTGGCGCACGGGCTGCTCTGGACCACCATGGCGCCATTCGTATCCCGCGTGGTGCCGGCAGACAAAGTGGGCAAAGCCCTGGCAATCGTCTTCAGCGGCAACAGCCTGGGCCTGGCCATCGGTGCACCGGTGGGGACTGCCCTGGGCGGATTCCTGGGCTGGCGCGCCGCGTTCCTGGTTCTCGCGGGCTTCGGCGTGGTCCTGACGGTCCTCGCGTTCTGGCTGCTTCCCCGCGTCCAGCGCATTTCCGATGCTGCCCGGCCGTCCCTGCGCAAGGCGATCGGCCAGCCGGGCGTGAAGTCCGTTGCCATCGCGTGGCCTCTGCTGGTCCTGGCGCACTTCGCCCTGTTCACCTACATTGCGCCCTTCATCCGCGAGGCGAACCTCCCGGACTACGCCACCAGCCTCTCGCTGACGGTGCTGGGCGGGTCCGGCCTGCTGGGCATTTGGATCGCGGGCCTCACCGTGGATTCGCGGCCCCGCCGTTCGCTGCTGATCACGACGGCGGCCATCGCCTTATCGATGTTCCTCCTGCCGCTCGCCGTTGGGAACCTGCCAGTGGCCCTGATACTGATGACCATCTGGGGTGCAGGCCTGGGCGCCATCGGCATCTACAACCAGTCGGCGATCCTCCGGGCCGGCGGGGAGTACAGCGAGGCTGCGAACGGGCTCACGGTCCTGACCATCCAGCTGGGCATCACCATCGGCGCGCTTTACGGCTCGGCAGCCCTGGTGGTCGGCGGCCCGCTGCTGGTTCCGGCCGCGGCGGCAGTCCCGGTGGTTGCCGCGTTCGCCATCACGCTCGCCGGCAAGAGGTACGCGTACCCGCCCGGCCCGCGGGAACGCATCTGGCTGGAACCCCGGCCGGTCTCCGACAAAGTCAAGGACCCCGCCTGA